Proteins from a genomic interval of Kiloniellales bacterium:
- the glyS gene encoding glycine--tRNA ligase subunit beta, with amino-acid sequence MAELLLELLSEEIPARMQARAAEDLKRLVTGKLEEGRLDFGSAEAFATPRRLTLVVDGLPTQQPDLSEERKGPRVGAPEQALQGFMKANALSSIDQAEVREVKGARFYFAVRQVAGRPSVEVLPAAIAGALTAFPWPKSMRWAGDKFRWVRPLHAVLALFDGAPLDFADQAGSFTSMVALGQTETRGHRFLAPDPIAVSNYADYRKKLKQAKVILDPAEREAIIRREAGKLAKKAGLAVRDDPALFGEVAGLVEWPVVLMGRIDQAFMDLPPEVLTTAMRSHQKYFATEDAEGRFADRFLLVANMATRDKGKTIITGNERVLRARLADARFFWDEDRKKPLAGRVLDLKNIVFHARLGTLDDKVDRLQALAAMLAKHIPGADPDRVRSAARLCKADLTTGMVGEFPELQGIMGRYYARHDGESEAVAEAIAEHYAPQGPGDRCPSAPVSVAVALADKLDTLVNFFAIDEKPTGSKDPFALRRAALGVIRLIVENGIRLPMRTVFTEAPRAAAAKGEVARDMIDFFADRLKVALRDQGVRHDLISAVFALGGEDDIVRVLARVAALESFLGTDDGANLLVAYRRAANIVRIEEKNDKTTYNGGADSAALKQEEERVLFDSLGRAATAAEAALSDEDFTGAMSSLAGLRRPVDKFFDEVTVNADDPALRANRLRLLSQLGSTLGQVADFSKIEG; translated from the coding sequence GCTGGAGGAGGGGCGACTCGACTTCGGGAGCGCCGAGGCCTTCGCCACGCCGCGGCGCCTCACCCTGGTGGTCGACGGCCTGCCGACGCAGCAGCCGGATCTCTCCGAGGAGCGCAAGGGGCCGCGGGTCGGCGCGCCCGAGCAGGCGCTGCAGGGCTTCATGAAGGCCAACGCCCTGTCATCCATCGACCAGGCCGAGGTCCGCGAGGTCAAGGGCGCCCGGTTCTACTTCGCGGTCAGGCAGGTCGCGGGGCGGCCCAGCGTCGAGGTCCTGCCGGCGGCCATTGCCGGCGCGCTGACCGCCTTCCCCTGGCCGAAGTCGATGCGCTGGGCCGGCGACAAGTTCCGCTGGGTCCGGCCGCTCCACGCCGTGCTCGCGCTCTTCGACGGGGCGCCGCTCGACTTCGCCGACCAGGCCGGCAGCTTCACCTCGATGGTGGCGCTGGGGCAGACCGAGACCCGGGGCCACCGCTTTCTCGCGCCCGACCCGATCGCCGTTTCCAACTACGCTGACTACCGCAAGAAGCTGAAGCAGGCCAAGGTGATCCTCGATCCGGCGGAACGCGAGGCGATCATCCGCCGCGAGGCCGGGAAGCTGGCCAAGAAGGCCGGCCTGGCGGTCAGGGACGACCCGGCCCTGTTCGGCGAGGTCGCCGGCCTGGTCGAATGGCCCGTGGTTCTCATGGGGCGCATCGACCAGGCCTTCATGGACCTGCCGCCGGAGGTTCTGACCACCGCCATGCGGAGCCACCAGAAGTACTTCGCCACCGAGGACGCCGAGGGGCGTTTTGCCGACCGCTTCCTCCTGGTCGCCAACATGGCGACCAGGGACAAGGGCAAGACGATCATCACCGGCAACGAGCGGGTCCTGCGCGCCCGCCTGGCGGACGCCCGCTTCTTCTGGGACGAGGACCGGAAAAAGCCCTTGGCCGGCCGGGTCCTGGACCTGAAGAACATCGTCTTTCATGCCCGGCTGGGCACGCTCGACGACAAGGTCGACCGTCTGCAGGCGCTGGCGGCGATGCTCGCCAAGCACATCCCGGGCGCCGACCCGGACCGGGTGCGCTCCGCCGCGCGGCTCTGCAAGGCCGACCTCACGACCGGCATGGTCGGCGAATTTCCCGAGCTCCAGGGCATCATGGGCCGCTATTACGCGCGCCACGACGGCGAGAGCGAGGCGGTGGCCGAGGCTATCGCTGAGCACTACGCGCCGCAGGGCCCGGGCGACCGCTGCCCCTCGGCGCCCGTCTCGGTCGCCGTTGCTCTGGCCGACAAGCTCGACACGCTGGTGAACTTCTTCGCCATCGACGAGAAGCCGACCGGCTCGAAGGATCCCTTCGCCCTGCGCCGGGCCGCCCTGGGCGTCATCAGGCTGATCGTCGAGAACGGGATCCGACTGCCGATGCGGACCGTTTTCACCGAGGCGCCGCGCGCCGCCGCGGCCAAGGGCGAGGTCGCGCGGGACATGATCGATTTCTTCGCCGACCGGCTCAAGGTCGCGCTGCGCGACCAGGGCGTGCGGCACGACCTGATCTCGGCGGTCTTCGCGCTGGGCGGCGAGGACGACATCGTGCGCGTGCTGGCGCGCGTGGCCGCCCTGGAGTCCTTCCTCGGGACGGACGACGGCGCCAACCTCCTGGTGGCTTACCGCCGGGCGGCCAACATCGTGCGGATCGAGGAAAAGAACGACAAGACGACCTACAACGGCGGTGCCGACAGTGCCGCGCTCAAACAGGAGGAAGAGCGCGTCCTGTTCGACAGCCTGGGGCGGGCCGCAACCGCGGCCGAGGCCGCCCTGTCGGACGAGGACTTCACCGGCGCCATGTCTTCGCTCGCCGGATTGCGACGGCCGGTTGACAAATTCTTCGATG